In Sporichthya polymorpha DSM 43042, a genomic segment contains:
- a CDS encoding ABC transporter substrate-binding protein gives MSGPRIRAFPTVVAPALASALALVLLAGCGTRLTQDELVAMNGGTVTAVPGSEPGGAPSDISGGVPGAVPADPGAPAVDPNAAAPGAQPGATPAAGGTAARPGTTTATTAPGTGGSGGGRKSGPATAALKTDNKPLTVCSVSELGGPAGAAFAQGIAGLQSWVGDVNSRGGVAGHKIRVVVKDSNSDPNVALAHARTCVENEGAVALVGSLSPLSNRGMQKYLESKGVPSIGGDCGSSTWNDSPVFFNQCPSVESNYWMLAYEAARAGTENKKLGFLYCQEAQTCAEGKKWWIDNQFPQKNGLELAYSKQFSLTQLDFTSECSAMKSAGVTVVMAVVDPSGLQRMGQSCARQGYNPVWSQPYASVYPDTPKKAGLGNIVLSMPVMPFDGITGKDAQNPTYQRYLTAYQRYGDGKPPGPSAVIGFTAGLLFERFVTEVAQKSPSVTSAALLQAASGIKKETLGGAIAPANFTTGEKTPDSKCWFLQVARDGGAFTAPNGLKQTCRK, from the coding sequence ATGTCCGGCCCCCGAATCCGCGCCTTCCCCACCGTCGTCGCGCCGGCGCTGGCATCGGCGCTGGCGCTGGTCCTGCTGGCCGGGTGCGGGACGCGACTGACCCAGGACGAGCTCGTCGCGATGAACGGCGGGACGGTCACGGCGGTCCCGGGCAGCGAGCCCGGCGGTGCGCCGTCGGACATCTCCGGGGGCGTCCCCGGCGCCGTCCCGGCCGATCCCGGCGCCCCGGCGGTCGACCCGAACGCCGCGGCCCCCGGCGCGCAGCCGGGAGCGACCCCCGCCGCCGGCGGCACCGCCGCCCGGCCCGGAACGACCACCGCGACGACGGCGCCCGGGACCGGCGGCTCGGGCGGTGGGAGGAAGAGCGGCCCCGCGACCGCCGCCCTGAAGACCGACAACAAGCCCCTGACGGTGTGTTCGGTGTCCGAGCTCGGGGGTCCGGCCGGCGCCGCGTTCGCCCAGGGCATCGCCGGCCTGCAGTCGTGGGTCGGAGACGTGAACTCCCGGGGCGGGGTGGCCGGCCACAAGATCCGCGTGGTCGTGAAGGACTCGAACTCCGACCCGAACGTCGCGCTCGCGCACGCGCGCACGTGTGTGGAGAACGAGGGCGCGGTCGCGCTCGTCGGCTCCCTGTCGCCGCTGAGCAACCGCGGCATGCAGAAGTACCTGGAGTCCAAGGGTGTGCCGTCGATCGGCGGTGACTGCGGCTCCAGCACCTGGAACGACTCGCCGGTGTTCTTCAACCAGTGCCCGTCGGTGGAGTCCAACTACTGGATGCTCGCCTACGAGGCGGCCCGCGCGGGAACGGAGAACAAGAAGCTCGGATTTCTCTACTGCCAAGAGGCGCAGACCTGCGCCGAGGGCAAGAAGTGGTGGATCGACAACCAGTTCCCGCAGAAGAACGGTCTCGAGCTCGCGTACAGCAAGCAGTTCAGCCTCACCCAGCTGGACTTCACCAGCGAGTGCTCCGCGATGAAGTCCGCCGGGGTGACGGTCGTGATGGCGGTCGTCGACCCGTCCGGGTTGCAGCGCATGGGCCAGTCGTGCGCCCGCCAGGGTTACAACCCGGTCTGGTCGCAGCCCTACGCCAGCGTCTACCCGGACACACCCAAGAAGGCCGGACTCGGCAACATCGTCCTGAGCATGCCGGTCATGCCGTTCGACGGCATCACCGGCAAGGACGCCCAGAACCCCACCTATCAGCGGTACCTGACGGCGTATCAGCGCTATGGCGACGGCAAGCCGCCGGGCCCGTCCGCGGTCATCGGCTTCACCGCCGGGCTGCTGTTCGAGCGCTTCGTCACCGAGGTCGCCCAGAAGAGTCCGTCCGTCACGTCGGCCGCCCTGCTGCAGGCCGCGAGCGGCATCAAGAAGGAGACCCTCGGCGGCGCCATCGCGCCTGCGAACTTCACGACCGGGGAGAAGACCCCCGACTCCAAGTGCTGGTTCCTGCAGGTCGCCCGCGACGGCGGTGCGTTCACGGCCCCGAACGGACTGAAGCAGACATGCCGGAAGTGA
- a CDS encoding enoyl-CoA hydratase/isomerase family protein, which translates to MTDETAPVRVQVADGVATLSLNRPHRHNAIDDALHEQLVEAWDAVVADPDVRVILLRGEGRSFCSGRDTAQLGERPAGESDRAFIRRHQEFRERQLSAPKPVVAALRGATFGGGLELALAADLRVAATDVQLAFPEIRFGLMVDTGGTPLTTMLAGPSRAKWMLMTGRTVGAEQALAWGLVDEVVEPERLDEVAATLAAELADKPSDALALIKSTVDGIWDGAVRAALRAELAGQVALFAGEDYRARKQARLRRPDLS; encoded by the coding sequence ATGACCGACGAGACGGCACCGGTTCGCGTGCAGGTCGCCGACGGTGTGGCGACGCTGTCGCTGAACCGGCCGCACCGGCACAACGCCATCGACGACGCGCTCCACGAGCAGCTGGTCGAGGCGTGGGACGCCGTCGTCGCGGATCCGGACGTCCGCGTCATCCTGCTCCGCGGCGAGGGGCGCTCGTTCTGCTCCGGCCGCGACACCGCCCAGCTGGGGGAGCGGCCGGCGGGGGAGAGCGACCGTGCGTTCATCCGCCGTCACCAGGAGTTCCGCGAGCGGCAGCTGAGCGCGCCCAAGCCGGTCGTCGCCGCGCTGCGCGGTGCGACGTTCGGGGGCGGGCTGGAGCTGGCGCTGGCCGCGGACCTGCGGGTCGCCGCCACCGACGTCCAGCTGGCGTTCCCGGAGATTCGGTTCGGCCTGATGGTCGACACCGGCGGGACGCCGCTGACGACGATGCTCGCCGGGCCCTCGCGCGCGAAGTGGATGCTGATGACCGGTCGCACCGTCGGCGCCGAGCAGGCGCTGGCGTGGGGGCTGGTCGACGAGGTCGTCGAGCCCGAGCGGCTCGACGAGGTCGCGGCGACGCTCGCGGCCGAGCTCGCGGACAAGCCGTCCGACGCCCTCGCGCTGATCAAGAGCACCGTCGACGGCATCTGGGACGGCGCGGTCCGCGCCGCCCTGCGCGCCGAGCTCGCCGGCCAGGTCGCGCTGTTCGCGGGGGAGGACTACCGCGCCCGCAAGCAGGCCCGCCTACGTCGTCCTGACCTGAGCTAA
- a CDS encoding thiolase family protein, translating into MVDAVIVEAVRTPVGKRNGGLAGVHPVDLSALVLNELVRRAGVDPAEVEDVVWGVVGQFGEQTYDTARMAVLAAGWPEEIPGVTVDRQCGSSQQAIHFAAQAVMSGAADVIVAGGVESMTRIPMGATISADSNPYTAKGWMDRYGEVPNQGIGAEMIAERWGLTRTQLDEFSLRSHERAAAAQDRGAFEAEIVAVPTDEGDFSVDQGIRRGGSVEKLAGLQPAFKPDGVIHAGNSSQISDGAAALLVMSSEKAKALGLTPIARYHTGVLAGADPMIMLTAPIPATEKALKRSGLSIGDIGAYEVNEAFAPVPMAWAKDLGADDERLNPNGGAIAIGHPLGGSGARIATTLLHHMRREGIRYGLQTMCEGGGQANATIFELLG; encoded by the coding sequence ATGGTTGACGCAGTGATCGTCGAGGCCGTCCGGACCCCGGTCGGTAAGCGGAACGGAGGCCTCGCCGGCGTCCACCCCGTCGACCTCTCGGCGCTCGTGCTGAACGAGCTCGTCCGCCGCGCGGGCGTCGACCCGGCCGAGGTCGAGGACGTCGTCTGGGGCGTCGTGGGCCAGTTCGGCGAGCAGACCTACGACACCGCGCGCATGGCGGTGCTCGCGGCCGGCTGGCCGGAGGAGATCCCCGGCGTCACCGTCGACCGCCAGTGCGGTTCGTCGCAGCAGGCGATCCACTTCGCCGCGCAGGCCGTGATGTCTGGCGCAGCCGACGTCATCGTCGCCGGTGGTGTCGAGTCGATGACGCGCATCCCCATGGGCGCGACGATCTCGGCCGACTCCAACCCGTACACCGCGAAGGGCTGGATGGACCGCTACGGCGAGGTCCCGAACCAGGGCATCGGCGCCGAGATGATCGCCGAGCGTTGGGGCCTGACGCGCACTCAGCTCGACGAGTTCAGCCTCCGTAGCCACGAGCGCGCCGCGGCTGCGCAGGACCGCGGGGCCTTCGAGGCCGAGATCGTTGCCGTGCCGACGGACGAGGGCGACTTCAGCGTCGACCAGGGCATTCGGCGCGGCGGTTCGGTCGAGAAGCTCGCCGGCCTGCAGCCGGCCTTCAAACCGGACGGCGTCATCCACGCCGGCAACTCCTCGCAGATCTCCGACGGCGCGGCCGCACTGCTCGTGATGAGCAGCGAGAAGGCGAAGGCGCTCGGCCTGACGCCGATCGCGCGCTACCACACCGGCGTGCTTGCCGGGGCCGACCCGATGATCATGCTGACCGCCCCGATCCCGGCGACGGAGAAGGCCCTCAAGCGCAGCGGCCTGTCGATCGGCGACATCGGCGCGTACGAGGTCAACGAGGCGTTCGCCCCGGTCCCGATGGCGTGGGCCAAGGACCTCGGCGCCGACGACGAGCGCCTGAACCCCAACGGCGGCGCGATCGCGATCGGTCACCCGCTCGGTGGCTCCGGCGCCCGCATCGCCACCACGCTGCTGCACCACATGCGGCGCGAGGGCATCCGCTACGGCCTCCAGACCATGTGCGAGGGCGGCGGCCAGGCGAACGCGACGATCTTCGAGCTGCTCGGCTGA
- a CDS encoding SDR family NAD(P)-dependent oxidoreductase, translated as MEITGKSALVTGGAGGLGEATVRRLVAEGAKVVIADLADDKGAKLAADLGGSAVYVRTDVTDEASVHAALDAAAELGELRVAVNSHGGPVAGMRVLNRDGSPMPQELFDRTVSLYLSGTFQVLRLPAARMAALEPLESGVRGLVVNTASIAAFEGQVGQSDYSAAKAGVHGLTLVAARDLSAVGIRVVTIAPGTFFTPAFRMEEDQAQELWGKSVPFPKRMGRASEYADLVAFLARNDYVNGETIRIDGAQRFGLK; from the coding sequence ATGGAGATCACCGGGAAGTCGGCACTCGTCACCGGCGGCGCCGGCGGCCTCGGTGAGGCGACGGTCCGCCGGTTGGTGGCCGAGGGCGCGAAGGTCGTCATCGCCGACCTCGCCGACGACAAGGGCGCGAAGCTGGCGGCCGACCTCGGCGGGTCCGCGGTGTACGTCCGCACGGACGTCACCGACGAGGCGTCGGTTCACGCGGCCCTCGACGCGGCGGCCGAGCTCGGTGAGCTCCGCGTCGCGGTGAACAGCCACGGCGGGCCGGTCGCGGGGATGCGCGTGCTGAACCGCGACGGCTCGCCGATGCCGCAGGAGCTGTTCGACCGGACGGTGTCGCTGTACCTGTCGGGGACCTTTCAGGTCCTGCGGCTCCCGGCGGCCCGGATGGCGGCGCTCGAGCCGCTGGAGTCCGGCGTCCGCGGGCTGGTCGTCAATACCGCGAGCATCGCGGCGTTCGAGGGGCAGGTCGGGCAGAGCGACTACAGCGCGGCGAAGGCCGGCGTCCACGGGCTGACGCTCGTCGCGGCGCGCGACCTGTCGGCCGTCGGGATCCGCGTCGTCACCATCGCGCCGGGGACCTTCTTCACCCCGGCGTTCCGGATGGAGGAGGACCAGGCGCAGGAGCTCTGGGGCAAGTCCGTGCCGTTCCCCAAGCGGATGGGCCGCGCCTCCGAGTACGCCGATCTCGTCGCGTTCCTCGCCCGCAACGACTACGTCAACGGCGAGACGATCCGCATCGACGGCGCGCAGCGCTTCGGTCTGAAGTAA
- a CDS encoding AMP-binding protein translates to MHPGTFAASRPDHPAVVLHPGGGVQTYAELDAAANRFAHALRRLGLRPGDRIAILLPNGLRYLEIAWAAQRSGLYYVPVNHHLKPAETEYIVRDCGAKLLVGSSELVAGVAFDGPVVTVDGNYDELCAVEPPTLPDDAAEGVWMFYSSGTTGRPKGIVPDAVGDPLGTLKPFDHIVRHHFGYDENLRYLVPAPLYHAAPLGWSIAAHRVGGTVVVLERFDAEECLAAIERYRITHAQFVPTHFVRMLKLPPEVRARYDLSSLRVVIHAAAPCPVDVKEAMIDWLGPIVTEFYSGSEGVGFCMISSEEWLAHRGSVGRPALGVPHILDDDGNELTTGQIGQIWFDTPNTFDYHNDPDRTAQSWNDRGWATFGDLGYLDAEGYLYLADRRADLVISGGVNLYPREAEDVLVLYPGVADVACVGVPDPELGQVLVAAVQPAAGADAAALPTELDAFARDRLSGFKCPRRYVVVDEVPRLPTGKLLRRDLLTRLFQ, encoded by the coding sequence GTGCACCCCGGGACCTTCGCGGCATCACGGCCGGATCATCCGGCCGTGGTGCTGCACCCGGGCGGGGGTGTCCAGACCTACGCCGAGCTCGACGCCGCCGCGAACCGGTTCGCGCACGCCCTGCGGCGGCTCGGGCTGCGGCCGGGCGACCGGATCGCGATCCTGCTCCCGAACGGCCTGCGCTACCTGGAGATCGCGTGGGCGGCCCAGCGCAGCGGGCTGTACTACGTCCCGGTCAATCACCACCTGAAGCCGGCGGAGACCGAGTACATCGTCCGCGACTGCGGGGCGAAGCTGCTGGTGGGTTCGTCGGAGCTCGTGGCCGGCGTCGCCTTCGACGGCCCCGTCGTCACGGTCGACGGCAACTACGACGAGCTCTGTGCGGTCGAGCCGCCGACGCTGCCGGACGACGCGGCCGAGGGCGTCTGGATGTTCTACTCGTCCGGCACGACCGGCCGGCCGAAGGGGATCGTGCCCGACGCCGTCGGCGACCCGCTCGGGACGTTGAAGCCGTTCGACCACATCGTCCGCCACCACTTCGGGTACGACGAGAACCTGCGCTACCTCGTCCCCGCACCGCTGTACCACGCGGCTCCGCTGGGGTGGTCGATCGCGGCGCACCGCGTGGGCGGCACCGTCGTCGTCCTGGAGCGCTTCGACGCGGAGGAGTGTCTCGCCGCGATCGAGCGGTACCGGATCACCCACGCGCAGTTCGTCCCGACGCACTTCGTGCGGATGCTCAAGCTCCCGCCCGAGGTCCGGGCCCGCTACGACCTGTCCAGCCTGCGGGTCGTCATCCATGCCGCCGCGCCGTGCCCGGTCGACGTCAAGGAAGCGATGATCGACTGGCTCGGCCCGATCGTGACGGAGTTCTACTCCGGCAGCGAGGGCGTCGGGTTCTGCATGATCTCCAGCGAGGAGTGGCTGGCCCACCGTGGATCGGTCGGCCGCCCGGCCCTCGGCGTCCCGCACATCCTCGACGACGACGGCAACGAGCTGACGACGGGTCAGATCGGGCAGATCTGGTTCGACACCCCGAACACGTTCGACTACCACAACGATCCCGACCGCACCGCGCAGTCGTGGAACGACCGCGGCTGGGCGACCTTCGGCGACCTGGGGTACCTCGACGCCGAGGGCTACCTCTACCTCGCCGACCGCCGCGCGGACCTCGTCATCAGCGGGGGAGTGAATCTCTATCCCCGCGAGGCCGAGGACGTGCTCGTGCTGTACCCCGGCGTCGCCGACGTCGCCTGCGTCGGTGTCCCCGACCCGGAGCTGGGGCAGGTCCTCGTCGCCGCCGTCCAGCCGGCCGCCGGAGCCGACGCTGCGGCCCTACCCACCGAGCTCGATGCGTTCGCCCGCGACCGACTCTCCGGCTTCAAGTGCCCCCGCCGCTACGTCGTCGTCGACGAGGTCCCCCGCCTCCCGACCGGCAAGCTCCTCCGCCGCGACCTCCTCACCCGCCTCTTTCAATAA
- a CDS encoding TetR/AcrR family transcriptional regulator: MTTSPEKTYGGLGAGERQAARRAALREAALELIAAGGTTAATVNSVCAAAGLNKRYFYESWATRDALLVDLLTAFFDDFYARTTSEIVDVPTELEGRLRHAVRSLLATLEAEPGTARLYAEAESEPALLELRTAAFDRFTGLFGAVADLDPEVPSTRFALYALVSGVTEALTHWLRGDPADLSRDEVVETSVQLCLAAIAVASR, encoded by the coding sequence ATGACCACGTCGCCCGAGAAGACCTATGGCGGCCTCGGCGCCGGCGAGCGTCAGGCCGCGCGCCGGGCGGCGCTGCGGGAGGCGGCCCTCGAGCTGATCGCGGCCGGCGGCACGACCGCCGCGACCGTCAACTCCGTCTGCGCCGCGGCCGGGCTCAACAAGCGCTACTTCTACGAGAGCTGGGCGACCCGCGACGCTCTGCTCGTCGACCTGCTCACCGCCTTCTTCGACGACTTCTACGCCCGGACGACGAGCGAGATCGTCGACGTCCCCACCGAGCTGGAAGGCCGGCTGCGCCACGCGGTCCGCTCGCTGCTCGCGACCCTGGAGGCCGAACCCGGGACGGCCCGCCTCTACGCCGAGGCCGAGTCCGAGCCCGCCCTGCTGGAGCTCCGGACCGCCGCGTTCGACCGGTTCACCGGACTCTTCGGCGCTGTCGCCGACCTCGACCCGGAGGTCCCGTCGACCCGCTTCGCGCTCTACGCCCTCGTCAGCGGCGTCACCGAGGCCCTGACCCACTGGCTTCGCGGCGACCCGGCCGACCTCTCCCGGGACGAGGTCGTCGAGACCTCCGTCCAACTCTGCCTCGCCGCGATCGCCGTCGCGTCCCGCTGA
- a CDS encoding cytochrome P450, giving the protein MRRSIGSSISDLVHARVDGESLSQDELLTMLTQFLIAGNETTTTHITATVMLLLEQPQLMAQVRADLSLAPKLIEESLRVESPITGLYRTALVDTEIAGVAVPAGAHLLLCYSSGNRDPEQYADPETIKFDRSGEGAHLAFGQGPHFCLGSNLSKAESRIALEALLTRTTNLRLDPAGRTPERIPSYILRGVSRLDLLFDRA; this is encoded by the coding sequence ATGCGCAGGTCGATCGGCTCCTCGATCAGCGACCTCGTCCACGCCCGGGTCGACGGCGAGTCGCTCAGCCAGGACGAACTGCTGACGATGCTCACGCAGTTCCTCATCGCGGGTAACGAGACCACGACCACCCACATCACGGCCACCGTCATGCTCCTGCTCGAGCAGCCGCAGCTGATGGCGCAGGTCCGGGCGGACCTGTCCCTGGCGCCGAAGCTGATCGAGGAGTCCCTCCGCGTCGAGTCCCCGATCACCGGGCTCTACCGGACCGCGCTCGTCGACACCGAGATCGCCGGCGTCGCCGTCCCCGCCGGCGCGCACCTGCTGCTCTGCTACAGCTCGGGAAACCGGGACCCGGAGCAGTACGCCGACCCCGAGACGATCAAGTTCGACCGCAGCGGCGAGGGGGCCCACCTCGCCTTCGGCCAGGGCCCCCACTTCTGCCTCGGCAGCAACCTGTCCAAGGCCGAAAGCCGCATCGCCCTCGAGGCCCTCCTGACCCGGACCACCAACCTCCGCCTCGACCCCGCCGGCCGGACCCCCGAGCGGATCCCGAGCTACATCCTCCGCGGCGTCTCCCGCCTCGACCTCCTCTTCGACCGCGCCTGA
- a CDS encoding class I SAM-dependent methyltransferase, with amino-acid sequence MATERVLPDPGAGLDPATMPAHWLLAQMGKTVMRPGGGDVSDVMLRGLGIGPEDDVVDLAPGLGTTVRRVEALRPRSFHGLDRTEVEAERSRRQVSAVPYTCVVAHPSDTGLPTGSASVLYGEACLSLETNSSKAAILTEAARLLRPGGRLGLHELLLTPDDLPAERKREVGIQISQAVRVGARPLTRAEWTDLLAEHGFQVTVFAPSPMLLLSPATVVRDEGVAGTARLVGNILRRPVVTRRVAHLWRVMHRLRHNLGATAIIAVRD; translated from the coding sequence ATGGCCACCGAGCGCGTGCTGCCGGACCCGGGAGCGGGCCTCGACCCGGCGACGATGCCCGCCCACTGGCTGCTGGCCCAGATGGGCAAGACCGTGATGCGGCCCGGTGGCGGCGACGTCAGCGACGTCATGCTCCGCGGCCTCGGGATCGGTCCCGAGGACGACGTCGTCGACCTCGCGCCCGGCCTCGGCACCACCGTCCGCCGCGTGGAGGCGCTGCGCCCGCGGAGCTTCCACGGCCTCGACCGCACCGAGGTGGAGGCGGAGCGCTCCCGCCGTCAGGTCAGCGCGGTGCCCTACACCTGCGTGGTCGCGCACCCGTCCGACACGGGCCTGCCAACAGGTTCGGCCAGTGTTCTCTACGGCGAGGCGTGCCTGAGCCTGGAGACGAACTCCAGCAAGGCCGCGATCCTCACCGAGGCGGCGCGGCTCCTTCGCCCCGGCGGCCGCCTCGGCCTGCACGAGCTGCTGCTCACCCCGGACGACCTGCCCGCGGAGCGGAAGCGGGAGGTCGGCATCCAGATCAGCCAGGCCGTCCGCGTCGGCGCCCGGCCCCTGACCCGCGCGGAGTGGACCGACCTCCTCGCCGAGCACGGCTTCCAGGTGACGGTGTTTGCGCCGTCCCCGATGCTGCTGCTCTCCCCCGCCACCGTCGTCCGCGACGAGGGCGTCGCCGGCACGGCCCGGCTGGTCGGCAACATCCTCCGCCGCCCCGTCGTCACCCGCCGCGTCGCGCACCTCTGGCGCGTCATGCACCGGCTGCGTCACAACCTCGGCGCGACCGCGATCATCGCCGTCCGCGACTGA
- a CDS encoding ABC transporter substrate-binding protein: MTYPRALVAVLAASLLAAGCSGSDDDTTAAPDAVATVESRPETPVLDTGADTVDPALPGTDPSAAPTGSPDPGNPAAGTTPAPEASAATDAVGRAKDNVAAVTGGKQPAAGPAVVKLGGVFPLSGPLGSVGTAMMESVQAVIAQTNAAGGVRGTKFELVVEDDQFDPVRGKAVVQKLIEQDKVFAFAGIFSPFTTQAALPVIRAAKVPVFPSGSDDREFGEPMLFPVTNPCGRQMAGNVQHLVSERKLAKLAVVYVNVEAVSNCAKYFTAVAKKLGADVVFNGATAPGAPDCASRMVAARASGAEALIVITENLGTVKCLQAKDQLGWDVPVSISYNNTDDPVILRGAGKAGEGMLSSSPFTGASSAAFAEQCGAIKKFYPESRLQFFSIVGCLGTKLLIEGVKIGGFERTGLISALESGRTFSFGDLVPPLSYANDQHLPYDLTATVEVKDGTWVRVGKLYTPAGVE, translated from the coding sequence GTGACGTACCCCCGCGCGCTGGTCGCCGTCCTCGCGGCCTCGCTGCTGGCTGCCGGATGTTCCGGCTCGGACGACGACACCACCGCGGCGCCGGACGCGGTCGCGACCGTCGAGAGCCGGCCCGAGACCCCGGTCCTCGACACCGGTGCCGACACCGTCGACCCCGCGCTCCCGGGCACCGACCCGAGCGCCGCGCCGACGGGTTCGCCCGACCCGGGAAACCCGGCCGCCGGGACCACCCCCGCCCCCGAGGCGTCCGCGGCGACCGACGCTGTCGGCAGGGCCAAGGACAACGTCGCCGCCGTCACCGGCGGGAAGCAGCCCGCAGCCGGGCCGGCCGTCGTCAAGCTCGGCGGGGTGTTCCCGCTCTCGGGCCCGCTGGGCTCGGTGGGCACCGCGATGATGGAGAGCGTCCAGGCCGTCATCGCCCAGACCAACGCCGCCGGCGGCGTCCGCGGCACCAAGTTCGAGCTCGTCGTCGAGGACGACCAGTTCGACCCCGTCCGCGGCAAGGCCGTTGTCCAGAAGCTCATCGAGCAGGACAAGGTCTTCGCCTTCGCCGGGATCTTCTCGCCGTTCACGACGCAGGCCGCGCTGCCGGTCATCCGCGCCGCGAAGGTGCCGGTGTTCCCATCCGGCTCGGACGACCGTGAGTTCGGCGAGCCGATGCTCTTCCCGGTCACGAACCCGTGCGGCCGCCAGATGGCGGGCAACGTCCAGCACTTGGTGTCCGAGCGCAAGCTCGCCAAGCTGGCGGTCGTCTACGTCAACGTCGAGGCCGTCTCGAACTGCGCCAAGTACTTCACCGCCGTCGCGAAGAAGCTCGGCGCGGACGTCGTCTTCAACGGTGCCACCGCGCCCGGTGCGCCCGACTGCGCGAGCCGCATGGTCGCCGCCCGCGCGTCCGGCGCCGAGGCGCTGATCGTCATCACCGAGAACCTCGGCACCGTGAAGTGCCTGCAGGCCAAGGACCAGCTCGGCTGGGACGTGCCGGTGTCGATCTCGTACAACAACACCGACGACCCGGTGATTCTGCGCGGTGCCGGCAAGGCGGGCGAGGGGATGCTTTCCTCCAGCCCGTTCACCGGCGCCTCCAGCGCGGCGTTCGCCGAGCAGTGCGGCGCGATCAAGAAGTTCTACCCGGAGTCGCGGCTGCAGTTCTTCTCGATCGTGGGATGCCTCGGGACGAAGCTGCTCATCGAGGGCGTCAAGATCGGCGGGTTCGAGCGCACCGGCCTGATCTCGGCGCTGGAGTCCGGCCGGACGTTCTCCTTCGGTGACCTGGTCCCGCCGCTGAGCTACGCCAATGACCAGCACCTGCCCTACGACCTGACCGCGACGGTCGAGGTGAAGGACGGCACGTGGGTCCGCGTGGGCAAGCTCTACACCCCGGCCGGTGTCGAATGA